TCCGGACGAGCCTGCAGCGCCGCCAGGCCCGGCGAATCGAGCGCGAACTCCTCGCCGCCGGCGGCGAGTGTGCGCTCTCGGCCCTCGAGGGTGACGACCGCGTCGACGCCGTCCTCATGGGGACCCTGGCACAGTTCGAGACCGCCGTCGCGCGCCTCGAGAGTGGCTCGAACGGGCTCGACGACGTCGCCCGCGAGCTGTGTGAGCTCCTCGAGATCGAGCCGCCCTCCCCCGAGAGGTCGTACCCGTGGACGGACCGACCCGCCGTCATGGGCATCCTGAACGTCACGCCGGACAGCTTTCACGACGGCGGCCGCTACGACGGCGTCTGCGACGCCGTCGCGCGCGCCGAGTCGATGCTCGAGGCGGGCGTGGACGTCATCGACGTCGGCGGGGAGTCGACCAGACCGGGCGCGGAGCCCGTCCCCGTCGAAGCGGAGATCGACCGCGTCGTCCCCGTCGTCGAGCGCCTCGCCGATCGCGACGCGCTCGTCTCCGTCGACACCCGGAAGGCCGCCGTCGCCGAGGCCGCCCTCGAGGCCGGCGCGGACATCATCAACGACGTCTCGGGGCTCGAGGACCCGGAGATGCGCTTCGTCGTCGCCGAGCACGACGCGCCGCTGGTCCTGATGCACAGCATCGACGCGCCCGTCGTTCCCGGCCGGGAGGTCGACTACGACGACGTCGTCGCCGACGTGCTCGACCAGCTCGCAGAGCGCGTGTTGCTCGCCGAGAAGGCCGGTATCGACCGCGAGGACGTCATCGTCGATCCGGGAATCGGGTTCGGAAAGTCGGCCCGCGAGAGCTTCGAACTGCTCGACCGGATCGGCGAGTTCCGCGCGCTCGGCTGTCCGATCCTCGTCGGTCACTCCCACAAGTCGATGTTCGACCGCGTCGGCGCCGCTGCCGGCGAGCGCCTCGCGCCGACCGTCGCCGCCTCGGCGCTGGCGGCCGACCGCGGTGTCGATATCGTCCGCGTCCACGACGTGCCCGAGAACGTCGCGGCCGTCCGGACGGCCCTGGCGACGCGCCGGCCCTCGCTGCTCTCCGAGTGACGGCCGAGTTCTACAGCAGTTCGGACGCCGCCTGCAGCTCCCGGTAGGCCTCGAGGTAGCGCCGGCTCACCGGGCGCCTGCCGAACGACTCGAACGCCGGCTCGTAGTCGCGGTGTTCGAGCCGGCCGGCCTCGACGATCGCGCTCGTCAGCTCCTCCTCGCTGGTCGTCCGGAACCCCCGCTCGCGGCCCTCGACGAGTTCGTGTGCGCTGGAGGCGGCGTGGTACTCGACGACGCCGACGCAGCCGCTCGCGAGCGCCCAGAGCAGTTCCTCCGGAAACACGCAGTGGGTCGCCGTCTGGACGAACACCCGCGCGCTCCGGTAGATCGAGAGACGCTCGTCCCGCGAGACGTCGCCGGCGAACGTCACGCGGTCGGCGAGCCGAAGGTCCTCCGTCAGCTCCTCGTAGCGCTCGCGCTCGGGTCCGTCGCCGACGACCGTCGCCGTCCACTCGCGCTGGCGCAGTTCCGCGAGCGCCAGCAGCAGACTCTCGAGGTTCGCCTCCTCGTCGAGGCGTCTGGCGTAGACCACGTCGGTCGCCTCGCCGGGGTCGGTAGCACGGATCCGCTCGAGGTCGATCGGCGTCGGGATCACCGCGACCTGGTCGTCGCTCGCTCCCCGCTCGCGAATCCAGGTCTCGACGAGCCGCGAGGGTGTGACGATCGTCGGCGACCGGCTGGCCGCGAGGCGGTGCCAGCGGTCGTCGGGGACGCCGCCGTCGCCGTACCACTCGACGAGCAGCGGCGCGCGTGCGAGCGTGCCGGCCGTACTCGCCGCGAGGACCTGGCCGGGGGGTTCGGCGCGGGCGTGGATCACGTCCGGACCGAGCCGACGGATCGCGAGCGGAAGCCGCGAGTAAAACGACCGTGGGGACTCGCGGTCGGCCGCGACGCCGTGATAGACGATCCCGTCTCGCTCGAGCGTCCGTCGCTCGCCGGGCCAGAAGCGGGTACAGAACAGGTGGACGTCGTGGCCGTGATCTCGGAGGAGTTCGAGCACCGTCTGGAACCGCTCGTTCGTCTCCGTCGACCGGTGGTGGATCGTGTCGACGGAGACGAACGCGATTCGCATCTGTGTCGGTACTGTACGTGGAATCGTAAAAATGCTATCTGTTTCTACTGGCGTGAGTCCTCGCCTGATGACGGCGGACGCTGGCTCTGTGCGGCCCGTTCGTGGGTCGGACTCGAGTCGCCCTCGAGCGTCCGGAAACGGAGGTCATCCACTGATCGCAGTGCTGAACGAATCTTCGAGTGTCATAGGAGCGTTCGAAAAAGGGTGTAGCCGATGTCTCGTCCCCCGAACCGGGGGTAGCCGGATAGGGCGCCGTTACCCGTGATCCGGGCGACTGACACCCGAAGTTCGGATCACTCTTCCGACGGTCCGCCCTGTCGATCTGCCACGTCGCTGGAGATCTCGTCGATCATCTCGTGCGTCGTGTCGTGGATCTGGTCTCGAAGATCCTGCTGCTGCGTGGAGTCACCGTTCTTCTTCTCGTCCTTCGGTTCCTCCTTCTTGTCGCGGTCTTTGTCCTTCTTGTCGCGGTCTTTGTCCTTCTTATCCCGATCCTTCTTATCCCGGTCTTTGTCCTTCTTGTCGCGGTCTTTGTCCTTCTTGTCGCGATCCTTCTTATCTCGGTCCTTCTTATCTCGGTCCTTCTTATCCCGGTCTTTGTCCTTCTTGTCGCGATCCTTCTTATCCCGGTCTTTGTCCTTCTTGTCGCGATCCTTCTTATCCCGGTCTTTGTCCTTCTTGTCGCGATCCTTCTTATCCCGGTCTTTGTCCTTCTTGTCGCGATCCTTCTTATCCCGGTCTTTGTCCTTCTGGTCGTGGTCTTTGTCCTTCTTGTCGCGGTCTTTGTCCTTCTTATCCCGGTCTTTGTCCTTCTGGTCGTGGTCTTTGTCCTTCTTGTCGCGGTCTTTGTCCTTCTTATCCCGGTCCTTCTTGTCGTCCTTCTCCTTCTCGGGTTCTTCTTCAACCTTCTTTTCAGGCTCTTTGGTCGGCTCTTTCCCAGGTTCTTCGGGTTTCTCCGCTGGTTCTTTCTCAACCTTCTTTTCAGGCTCTTTGACCGGTTCTTTTTCGGGTTCCTCCTCAACCTTCTCTACTGGCTCCTCGACACGTTCCTTCTCGGGTTCTTCCTCAACCTTCTCTACTGGCTCCTCGACCCGCTCTTTCTCGGGCTCTTCGACCGGCTCTTTCGCAGGCTCTTCTTCAACCTTCTCTACCGGTTCTTCGACACGTTCCTTCTCGGGCTCTTCGACCGGCTCTTTCGCAGGCTCTTCCTCAACCTTCTCTACCGGCTCCTCAGCCTTCTTTTCAGGCTCCTCGGCCGGTTCTTTCGCCGGTTCCTTTGCTGGCTTCTCCGCGGGCTTCTCGACACGCTCCTCGTCTTCGAGCTCGAGGGCGACGGGTTCGCCCTTGTGGTCGGCCGTTAGCACGTACGTACCGTCAGCCAGTCCCTCGAACGTGAACTCGTCGTTGGCCGCGACGATCTCGGTGACGGTCAGCGGCTCGCCCTCCTCGGTACCGAGTTCGCCGCAGTCGAGCTCGACGGTGAGTTCGTACTGCTCGTCCATCTCGTCGGTATCGTCGGCCATCGTGTCGTCGGCCGCCGCATCGAGGTCGTCACTCTCGTTTACCGTGACGTTCACGTCGACGTCGTTCGGATTCGTGACGGTGATCTCACCACCCGCGTCCGTACACTCGTAGGCGACCTGCAACGCCTCGAGGTCGGTCTCGGTCGCGTCGTCGGCCGGTTCGGCGACGCCGGATGCGCCGGCACCCGCCGTCAACCCCACGACGACCATCAGCGTGAGTAGAACTACTAACCCTGAGTACAGTCGTTTTGAACGCACTATACGCCCCTCTGCTCGTGACTTATCTCTCATTCCTATCGACCGCCGGTAGAAGCTAACGTATACCCTAATCTTTGTTATGGAGAGCGGACAGCCCGACTGCGGGTCGTCCCGGCTGTCCCTTTTATCCACCCCCAATTAATTCGAATTCAGCCGAGAGAATATATCCTTTTGTCGCCGATGAATTGGCCCTTTCGGGCGTTCTGAAACCGTTTCACCGCGTTCGGCGCGTAAAACGCGCTTCTCGAGACGACCCGGGTGCCAGCGGCCGCCGGCAGATCGACGCGCCCGTGTCATCGTGCAGACGGGTGCTAGCGACCATTACTCGAGTTCCACCGACAGCAGCCCCACCTTACAGCCGGGGAGAGCGGCTCCGGGCACCCGTCTCGACGGACGTCGGCGAACGAAACAGTTACCGCTTCGAATCGAGATGTGAGGGCCATGGTGACGTACGACATCGAGCGCTATCTCAACATCCGCAGCGCGTACGGCGCGTCCGTCGGCCCCGACGGCCAGCGACTCTCGTTTCTGATGGATACGACCGGCGTCCCGCAGATCTGGACGCTCGAGGAACCGCGGCGCTGGCCCGAACAGCACACCTTTTACGAGGAGCGGATCACCTTCGCCTCGTGGTCGCCCGAGCGGCCGGAACTGATCTTCGGCATGGACGAGGGCGGCAACGAGCGCGCCCAGCTGTTCCGCCTCGAGACGGAGACGGGCGCCGTCGAGAACCTCACCGCGATGCCCGACGCAAAGCACCGCTGGGGCGGCTGGAGCCACGACGGCGAGCGGTTCGCGTTCGCCTCCAACCGCCGCGACGAGGCCGTCTTCGACGTCTACGTTCAGGAGCGGACGGAAACGGGCGAGGCGGCCGAACTCGTCCACGAGGGCGACGGCTGGCTGACCGTCGGCGGGTTCAGCCCGGACGACTCGCGGCTGCTCGTCTCGAAGGCGTACTCCAACGCCGACCAGGATCTCTACACGCTCGACCTCGAGAGCGGCGAGTTCCGCCACCTGACCCCTCACGAGGGTGACGTGCGCCACCAGAGCCCCTCCTGGGCGCCCGACGGCGACGGGCTCTACCTGGTCACCGACCGGGAGAGCGACACCCTCGAGCTCGCCTACCTCGACCTGGACAGCCTCGAGTTCGAGCGGGTCGCCGGCGGCCGGTGGAACGTCGACGGCATCGCACTCGAGACGGATACCGGCCGCTTCGTCTACTCGCGCAACGTGGAGGGGTACACGGAGCTCACCGTCGGCGAGTTCGACGCGACCGATCCGACCAGCTTCGAGACGTTTCCGGACCCCGATCTACCCGGCGACGTCGCCGGCGGCGTGAGCTTCGGTCCCGACGGGGCGTCGTTCGCGTGTACGATCACCGGCGACCGGCTGAACGCGAACGTGGTCGTCGTGGAAACCGAAACCGGCGAGACGACCCGCTGGACGAGCGCCCCGACGGCGGGGATTCCGTCGGAGACCTTTCGGCGGTCGGAACTGGTTCACGTCGAGAGCTTCGGCGTTGACGGGCGTCGCCCGTCCGCCCGTGGGACTCAGTCGGAGTCCCACGCTGGCCTCGAGGTGCCCGGCTTCTTCACCCTGCCCGCGGAGTACGAAGCCGGCCAGACCCCCGTCGTGGTCGACATCCACGGCGGCCCCGAGAGCCAGCGCCGCCCCTCCTTTTCCTCCGTCAAGCAGTACTTCGTGGGGCGCGGGTACGCCTACTTCGAACCGAACGTTCGCGGCTCGTCCGGCTACGGTGCCGAGTACAAGAGCCTGGACGACGTCGAAAAGCGGATGGACTCGGTGGCGGATATCGCCGCCTGCGTCGACTGGCTCGCCGAGCACGACGCCGTCGATCCCGACCGGATCGCCTGCATGGGCGGCTCCTACGGCGGCTTCATGGTGCTCGCCTCGCTCACCGAGTACCCCGAGCTGTGGGCGGCCGGCGTCGACATCGTCGGCATCGCCAACTTCGTCACGTTCCTCGAGAACACCGGCGACTGGCGGCGCTCGCTGCGGGAGGCCGAGTACGGCTCGCTCGCGGAAGATCGGGAGTTCCTCGAGTCGATCTCGCCGATCAACAACATCGACTCGCTCGCGGCGCCGCTGTTCGTCCTCCACGGCGAGAACGACCCGCGGGTGCCCGTCGGCGAGGCCGAACAGATCGCAGAGAAAGCCCGCGAGCAGGGCGTACCCGTTCGCACGCTGATCTTCGACGACGAGGGCCACGGCTTCTCGAAGCTCGAGAACCGCATCGAAGCCTACTCGGCGATCGCGGCGTTCCTCGACGAACACGTCTGACTCGAGAGCGGGCTGGCGGCATCCGTCTCCGTTTCTGCTGCGTTCAAGAGGCGTCGGCTCGTTACCGGCGGTATGCAGTATCGACGAGCGGCCATCGGTCTCACCCTCGCACTCGCGGTCGTCGGCCTGCTCGTCTACGGCGTCGGCTGGGAGCAGGTCCTCGCGAACGTCCGGCAGGCGAACGCCGGCTGGCTCGCGGTCGCGCTCCTCGCCGGCCTCGGAATTCTCGCGCTCCGGGGGCTGCTGGTCGAGCGACTGCTCGTGCCGATCGAGGGGGCGGCGACCGGCGTCGCGTTCGTCGCCGCGTTCCTCTCGGGGTACTTCGCGCGCAGCGCGCTGCCGTGGGGGCGCTCGACGGGAACGCCGATCACGGCCTACCTGCTCGCGGCCAACTCCGACTCGGAGTTCGAGGACAACCTGGCCGTCGTCGCGACCGCGGAGGTGTTCGGCTTTCTGGCGAGCGTCGTCGTCGCGCTGGTCGGCCTGGCGGCCTACACCGCGATCGGGGAGACGCCGGCGGATCTGCTCTCGAGTATCGCACTCGCGGGCGGCGCCGGCGTTCTCGTCGCCGGAACGGTCGTCGCGGTCGCCTACCAGGGGTGGGCGCGGACGGCCTCGTTCGCCCTCGCGCGGCGGTGGGAGCGGGTCGCCGCCAGGGTGCCGCGGCTGCCGGGGGCCGACGGCGGCGCGACGGATCGCGTCTCGGGGTTTTTCGACACGCTCGAGACCGTCAAAGCGGCCCGGCGAACGCTCGTGACCGCCTTCGGCGTCGCGCTCGTGAGCTGGGTCGTCAACGCGCTTCCGCTCTACTTCTGCCTGCTCGCGCTCGGGGTCGACGCCCCGATCGTGCTGGCGCTCGCGCTCGCGCCGCTGGCCTCCTTCGGCGGCGTCCTGCCGCTTCCCGGCGGGACGGGCGGCATCGAAGTCGTTCTCGCCGGACTGCTGGTCACGGTGGCCGGCCTCACCGGTGACCTCGCAACCGCGACCGCGCTGTTGTACCGGCTCACCACCTACTGGCCGCACCTCGTCGTCGGCGGCATGGGCGCGGTCTACCTGTCGCTGTCCGGCAGCCGGACCGTCACCGTGTAGGAAGCCGGTACTGGTTGCAAAACGTATATATCACTTCGCAGATATCTCTACGTGTGACCGCTATTCAGACGACCGCCCTGACGAAACGCTTCGGCGAGGACGTCCTCGCCGTCGACGACCTCCGCCTCACGGTCGCGACCGGCGAGGTGTTCGGCTTTCTCGGGCCGAACGGCGCCGGCAAGTCGACGACGATCAACATGTTGCTCGACTTCGTTCGGCCCTCGAGCGGGAGCGCGACGGTGCTCGGCTACGACGCGCAGGCCGAAGCCGATTCGATCCGCCGGCGCATCGGCGTCCTCCCCGAAGGCGCGAGCGTCTACGACCGCCTCACCGGCCGCGAGCACCTCGAGTGGGTCGTCGACACCAAGGGAAGCGACGACGACCCCGACGCGATTCTCGAGCGCGTCGGCCTCACGAGCGAGGAGGCCGCCCGTCCCGCCGGCGGCTACTCGAAGGGGATGACCCAGCGCCTCGGTTTCGGGATGGCGCTGGTCGGCGACCCCGACCTGCTGATCCTCGACGAGCCCTCCTCCGGGCTCGACCCGACCGGGATGCAGGAGATGCGCGAGATCATCGCCGAGGAGGCCGACCGGGGGACGACGGTGTTCTTCTCGAGTCACATCCTGGGCGAGGTCGAGGCCGTCTGCGACCGCATCGGCATCATGAACGGCGGCCGACTCGTGACGACCGGCACCATCGACGAACTCAGAGCGGGCCTCGACCTCGGCGCGACGATTACCCTCGAGGTCGACGCCGTCCCCGACGACCTCGGGCTCGAGTCCGTGGCGGGCGTCCGGACTGTCGCGATCGACGGAACCAGAATCACCGCGACGTGTGCCGATCCGACGGTGAAGATAGCGGTGACCGAACACGTGTCTCGGCGGGCGGACGTCGTCGACATCGTCTCCGAGGACGCCTCGCTCGAGCAACTGTTCAACTCCTACACGGGCGACGAGCGAGCGGCCGCCGAGGAGCCGGCCGCCGTGGAGGTCCAGCCGTGAGTACGCTCGCGGTCGCCCGCAAGGACTTCCTCGACGTCAGGCGGGCGAAGATCGTCTGGTTCGTCGGCGGGATCTACGCCCTGTTCATGGTCCTGCTGTTTTACTTCGGCCAGCGGAACGTCTCGAACCCGCAGGTCGAGAGCCAGCTCGGCGCGATGATGGGGATCGGCGCGCTCATCATCCCGCTCATCGCGCTCGTCGCCGCCTACCTGGCGATCGCCGGCGAGCGCGAGTCCGGCAGCATCAAGTACCTCCTCTCGATCCCGAACAACCGCCGGGACGTCGTCCTCGGGAAGTTCCTGAGCCGCGCGGCGATCGTCACGGCGGCGATCCTCGTGGCGTTCGCCCTCGGCGTCGCGATGGCGCTGGCGTGGTACCCCTCCCTCGAGGCCGAACTGTTCGCGAGAGTCGCCGCGCTGACGGTGCTCTACGCGCTGACGTACGTCGCCGTCGCGATCGGCATCTCCGCCGCCACCGGCTCGCGGTCGCGGGCGATGGGCGGGGCGATCGGCTTCTTCTTCGTCACCAACGTGTTGACGCTGCTGCCGGTGTTCGAGAACGCAATCAGCTACGTCCTCGCCGACCTCCTCGGGATGGAGGTCACCGCGGAGGGGATGAGCTTCGTCCAGGCAGTAGTGAGCCCGACGATCGCCTACACCTACTCGATGCGCCTCGCGTTTCCCGACGTCGGAATGCCGACCGACGCCTGGTACCTCGAGGGCGAGGTCATGCTGGTGATCCTGTTCGCGTGGGTACTCGTCCCCGTTCTCGCCGGCCTCTGGCGGTTCCAGCGGGTCGATCTCGGCTGATCCTCAGCCGATGACGCCCGTTCGCGTCGCGACCTCTCGAGCCGCCCGCTCGTCCATCCCGTCGCCGAGGATCGTGTACCGGTCCCGGATCGCGTGGCAGGTCGAAAGCGCCTCGATCACGGTGTCGTCGTCGATGCCGAGATCGGTGGCAGTCGTCGGCGCGTCGATGCTCTCGAGGGCGGCGCGAATGTCTTTCCAGATTCCGCGGTCGCCGCCGTGGAGGTAGGCGGTCATAATTGAGCCGACGCCGACCTGGTGGCCGTGGAGGGCCGCGCCGGGTGCGAGCCGGTCTAACTGGTGGGAAAAGAGGTGTTCGGCGCCGCTGGCCGGCCGCGAGGAGCTCGCGATCGACATCGCGACGCCAGAGGAGACGAGCGCCTTGGTGACGATCCAGGCGGACTCCTCGACGCCGGGGCGGATCAGGTCGGCGTTGTCGACGAGAATTTCGGCGGTCATCTCCGAGAGCGCCGCGGCGTACTCGGAGTACTCGACGTTCTTGAGCCGGTGGGCGAGCCGCCAGTCCATCACCGCGGTGTAGTTCGAGATGATGTCGGCACAGCCCGCCGTGGTCAGCTCCCAGGGCGCCTCCGCGAGGATCTCGGTGTCGGCGATCACCGCGAGCGGCGGCTCCGCGGCGACGCTGTGTCGGGTGTCCCCCTCCGGCACCGAGCCGCGGTTGCTGACGATGCCGTCGTGACTCGCCGCCGTCGGCACGGAGAGAAAACCGATCCCGAGGTGGTCACTCGCCATCTTCGCGATGTCGATGGCCTTCCCGCCGCCCACCCCGACGAGGTAGGAGACGTCCGCTCCCTCCGCCGCGTCGATCACCTCCTCGACGGCGTCGAAGCTCGCCTCCTCGACGGTGACGGTGACGGGGTCGATCCCCCGCGCCTCGAGGTCGGCGGCGATCGGGTCCGCGGCGAGTTCCTTCGGCGTCGGGCTCGTGACGAACAGCGGCCGTCCCTCGAGATGGAGGTCGTCGATGGCGTCGACGGCCCGTGAGAGCACGCCGTGCCCGACGAGGACGTTCCGCGGCAGGCGGATCCACGTCGACTTCTCGAACATGTCTCCACGGAGGCAGACGAAATATAAAGGCGTTCCCTGTCGGCGACTCGTACTCAGTCGTCCGCCGGAGTGTCGACTCCGGACTCTTCTTCCCACTCGCGGTTGATCGCGTAGGCGAGGTAGCCCTGGATTCGCTCTCGGCGCTCGGCGGGAACGGGGTCGACGAGCAGGCTGATCCCGACGAACAGGATCGAGTTCACGATGAAGCCGTAGAAGCCGGGCGTGAAGTTCGGCGCGCCCGCCGGAAGCGAGACGACGCCGAAGGTGAGTACCGCCGCGATCCCCACGCCGGCTGCGAGACCGACGAACGCGCCCTCGGTCGACGCCCGGTGCCAGTAGAGCGCGCCGAGGGTCATCGGCAGCAGCTGGGTGAGCCCGTCGAAGGCGACGAGCGTGACCATCACGATGATGTCGACGTCCTGGATGGCGATCACGTAGGAGACCAGCGCCAGGACGAGGACGAGCGCCTGGGCCATTCGGGTCTTTCTCACCTCGTCGACCTCGCCGTCGGCCAGCAGGTTCTCGTACCAGTCGCGGGTGATCAGCGAGGCGACGGCGTGGAGCTGGGCGTCCTTCGAACTCATCGAGGCGGCGATAGCGCCGGCGACGACGACGGAGGCGAACACCGCGGGGGTGAACTCGTACAGTACCACCGGAATCGCCGAGTCGGCGTCGGCGAGCTCGGGGAAGTGTACCACGGCGCCGAGCGCGAGAAAGGCGAGCGGCAAGTAGAACAGCAGGAGGTAGCCGGTGCCGCCGGCGGCGACCCACTTGATCGTCCGCGGCGACTTC
Above is a genomic segment from Natrononativus amylolyticus containing:
- a CDS encoding glycosyltransferase; protein product: MRIAFVSVDTIHHRSTETNERFQTVLELLRDHGHDVHLFCTRFWPGERRTLERDGIVYHGVAADRESPRSFYSRLPLAIRRLGPDVIHARAEPPGQVLAASTAGTLARAPLLVEWYGDGGVPDDRWHRLAASRSPTIVTPSRLVETWIRERGASDDQVAVIPTPIDLERIRATDPGEATDVVYARRLDEEANLESLLLALAELRQREWTATVVGDGPERERYEELTEDLRLADRVTFAGDVSRDERLSIYRSARVFVQTATHCVFPEELLWALASGCVGVVEYHAASSAHELVEGRERGFRTTSEEELTSAIVEAGRLEHRDYEPAFESFGRRPVSRRYLEAYRELQAASELL
- a CDS encoding S9 family peptidase; translation: MVTYDIERYLNIRSAYGASVGPDGQRLSFLMDTTGVPQIWTLEEPRRWPEQHTFYEERITFASWSPERPELIFGMDEGGNERAQLFRLETETGAVENLTAMPDAKHRWGGWSHDGERFAFASNRRDEAVFDVYVQERTETGEAAELVHEGDGWLTVGGFSPDDSRLLVSKAYSNADQDLYTLDLESGEFRHLTPHEGDVRHQSPSWAPDGDGLYLVTDRESDTLELAYLDLDSLEFERVAGGRWNVDGIALETDTGRFVYSRNVEGYTELTVGEFDATDPTSFETFPDPDLPGDVAGGVSFGPDGASFACTITGDRLNANVVVVETETGETTRWTSAPTAGIPSETFRRSELVHVESFGVDGRRPSARGTQSESHAGLEVPGFFTLPAEYEAGQTPVVVDIHGGPESQRRPSFSSVKQYFVGRGYAYFEPNVRGSSGYGAEYKSLDDVEKRMDSVADIAACVDWLAEHDAVDPDRIACMGGSYGGFMVLASLTEYPELWAAGVDIVGIANFVTFLENTGDWRRSLREAEYGSLAEDREFLESISPINNIDSLAAPLFVLHGENDPRVPVGEAEQIAEKAREQGVPVRTLIFDDEGHGFSKLENRIEAYSAIAAFLDEHV
- a CDS encoding lysylphosphatidylglycerol synthase transmembrane domain-containing protein codes for the protein MQYRRAAIGLTLALAVVGLLVYGVGWEQVLANVRQANAGWLAVALLAGLGILALRGLLVERLLVPIEGAATGVAFVAAFLSGYFARSALPWGRSTGTPITAYLLAANSDSEFEDNLAVVATAEVFGFLASVVVALVGLAAYTAIGETPADLLSSIALAGGAGVLVAGTVVAVAYQGWARTASFALARRWERVAARVPRLPGADGGATDRVSGFFDTLETVKAARRTLVTAFGVALVSWVVNALPLYFCLLALGVDAPIVLALALAPLASFGGVLPLPGGTGGIEVVLAGLLVTVAGLTGDLATATALLYRLTTYWPHLVVGGMGAVYLSLSGSRTVTV
- a CDS encoding ABC transporter ATP-binding protein, which encodes MTAIQTTALTKRFGEDVLAVDDLRLTVATGEVFGFLGPNGAGKSTTINMLLDFVRPSSGSATVLGYDAQAEADSIRRRIGVLPEGASVYDRLTGREHLEWVVDTKGSDDDPDAILERVGLTSEEAARPAGGYSKGMTQRLGFGMALVGDPDLLILDEPSSGLDPTGMQEMREIIAEEADRGTTVFFSSHILGEVEAVCDRIGIMNGGRLVTTGTIDELRAGLDLGATITLEVDAVPDDLGLESVAGVRTVAIDGTRITATCADPTVKIAVTEHVSRRADVVDIVSEDASLEQLFNSYTGDERAAAEEPAAVEVQP
- a CDS encoding ABC transporter permease gives rise to the protein MSTLAVARKDFLDVRRAKIVWFVGGIYALFMVLLFYFGQRNVSNPQVESQLGAMMGIGALIIPLIALVAAYLAIAGERESGSIKYLLSIPNNRRDVVLGKFLSRAAIVTAAILVAFALGVAMALAWYPSLEAELFARVAALTVLYALTYVAVAIGISAATGSRSRAMGGAIGFFFVTNVLTLLPVFENAISYVLADLLGMEVTAEGMSFVQAVVSPTIAYTYSMRLAFPDVGMPTDAWYLEGEVMLVILFAWVLVPVLAGLWRFQRVDLG
- a CDS encoding NAD(P)-dependent glycerol-1-phosphate dehydrogenase, whose protein sequence is MFEKSTWIRLPRNVLVGHGVLSRAVDAIDDLHLEGRPLFVTSPTPKELAADPIAADLEARGIDPVTVTVEEASFDAVEEVIDAAEGADVSYLVGVGGGKAIDIAKMASDHLGIGFLSVPTAASHDGIVSNRGSVPEGDTRHSVAAEPPLAVIADTEILAEAPWELTTAGCADIISNYTAVMDWRLAHRLKNVEYSEYAAALSEMTAEILVDNADLIRPGVEESAWIVTKALVSSGVAMSIASSSRPASGAEHLFSHQLDRLAPGAALHGHQVGVGSIMTAYLHGGDRGIWKDIRAALESIDAPTTATDLGIDDDTVIEALSTCHAIRDRYTILGDGMDERAAREVATRTGVIG